A genomic window from Brassica oleracea var. oleracea cultivar TO1000 chromosome C8, BOL, whole genome shotgun sequence includes:
- the LOC106309982 gene encoding ylmG homolog protein 1-2, chloroplastic-like: MAFFSATNILSLRSAILINPRFLPIHHHCNPPLSLSLPHKPTFNLFHKTPKSIVSAVTSPYPTFSIEPSPGFPFSDSTKSITTLAILAGIVTKSLIHKLSAAVVTLSPQFQASLRISGPLFFASIRDRPAGYLNTPLTVVAAGLSKWLDIYSGVLMVRVLLSWFPNIPWDRQPLSAIRDLCDPYLNLFRNIIPPVFDTLDVSPLLAFAVLGTLGSILNNSR; the protein is encoded by the coding sequence ATGGCTTTCTTTTCCGCCACCAACATCCTCTCTCTTCGCTCTGCAATCCTCATCAACCCTAGGTTCCTTCCAATCCACCATCACTGTAATCCTCCTCTCAGCCTCTCTCTTCCCCATAAACCCACCTTTAATCTCTTCCACAAAACCCCTAAATCCATTGTCTCCGCCGTCACATCCCCATATCCAACATTCTCTATTGAACCCTCTCCTGGATTCCCCTTCTCCGACTCAACCAAATCAATCACAACCCTCGCGATTCTAGCTGGGATCGTAACCAAATCCCTAATTCACAAACTCTCCGCCGCGGTTGTAACCTTATCCCCACAGTTCCAAGCATCTCTCCGAATCTCCGGTCCGTTGTTCTTCGCGTCGATTCGCGACCGTCCCGCTGGTTATCTCAACACGCCGTTGACAGTTGTTGCCGCGGGTTTATCCAAGTGGCTTGATATTTACAGTGGTGTATTGATGGTCAGAGTTTTGCTCAGTTGGTTCCCCAACATTCCTTGGGATCGTCAGCCTCTGTCCGCCATTAGAGATCTTTGTGATCCTTATCTCAATCTCTTCAGGAACATAATCCCTCCTGTATTTGATACGCTTGATGTTAGCCCTTTGCTTGCTTTTGCTGTTTTGGGTACTTTGGGTTCCATTCTCAACAATAGCAGATGA